A genomic segment from Nicotiana tabacum cultivar K326 chromosome 7, ASM71507v2, whole genome shotgun sequence encodes:
- the LOC142162096 gene encoding putative mitochondrial protein AtMg00860 encodes MVIAQKEIDFLGMHFIQSEYSSGPHICQELLKFPDTNFTTKQIQEFLGILNYVRDFIPNISSYISPLTKMLKKNAPSWGEKHDEAVKKIKEISKSVKSLYIPSDGKKILQTDGSHEYWSAVLFEEKHG; translated from the coding sequence ATGGTTATTGCTCAAAAGGAGATCgattttctcggaatgcattTTATCCAAAGTGAATACAGTTCAGGACCACATATATGTCAGGAATTACTCAAATTTCCAGATACCAACTTCACAACAAAGCAGATCCAAGAGTTCTTGGGGATACTAAATTATGTAagagatttcatcccaaatatctcTTCATACATTTCACCGCTCACAAAAATGCTCAAGAAAAATGCTCCATCATGGGGAGAGAAACATGATGAAGCagtcaaaaaaataaaagagatatCTAAAAGTGTCAAGTCTCTCTACATCCCTTCAGATGGAAAGAAGATACTGCAAACTGATGGCAGCCATGAATATTGGAGTGCTGTTCTATTTGAAGAAAAACATGGTTAG
- the LOC107800561 gene encoding dual specificity protein phosphatase 1-like, with translation MDQALDSYRGQIEALMRAMSVAKIIREDKDPCMIEEGLYLGSFGAANSKDALKSLNITHILTIARDLNPSYPNEFVYKVLTVHDRDDVNISHYFEECFDFIEKAKGKIEEAKGQGGGVLVHCFAGKSRSATIVIAYLMKKHGVSLSEAFQLVKSKRPVISPNAGFMIQLQNYDKTLKDLSAPNVHEETGSLLS, from the exons ATGGATCAAGCTCTGGATTCATATAGGGGGCAAATTGAAGCTCTAATGCGTGCAATGTCCGTAGCAAAAATCATAAGAGAGGATAAGGATCCTTGTATGATTGAAGAG GGTCTCTATTTAGGGTCCTTTGGAGCTGCCAACAGTAAAGATGCACTCAAAAGCTTGAATATAACTCATATTTTGACGATTGCCAGAGATTTAAATCCGTCTTATCCGAATGAATTTGTGTACAAAGTCCTTACTG TTCACGACAGAGATGATGTAAATATTTCTCATTACTTTGAGGAATGCTTCGATTTCATtgaaaaagcaaaaggaaaaattgaagaagcaaaaggaCAGGGTGGCGGTGTGTTGGTGCATTGCTTTGCAGGCAAATCCAGAAG TGCAACCATAGTCATCGCTTATCTGATGAAAAAGCATGGTGTGAGCCTGTCTGAAGCTTTTCAGCTTGTTAAGAGTAAAAGACCAGTTATTTCTCCCAATGCTGGTTTTATGATTCAGCTGCAAAATTATGATAAAACCCTTAAAG ATCTGAGTGCTCCAAATGTACATGAGGAAACTGGGTCATTACTCTCCTAG
- the LOC142162095 gene encoding uncharacterized protein LOC142162095, whose amino-acid sequence MLLQITYQDKGTQTDENQEPKDIFAILTTLSLQMESMGKRLQQLESQQHDYKNAELSRSEDSKLPEVEGDVGKLHKTHDKVCLPTAAGTSKQVNKKLHTNVNLNNVFDKPFTPKKPKEAIVINPQTSTYANSLHHNKKVYNHITQTYIENIYKIQTFLNLNPRSTTTTYPTQDYVTQKLQGYNRLIAQPKTKANLVKTCYNYGLLSTVYTHDGEEIIGIPELYKAFVTFKRITKGNLFFIKFYTAPAEILYDEIKPIIQVIKIGLTRDMIIPEEIKQQPEIQKMDIPSFYANKRIIGIATIIQELANNYLQGNAIWSYYSRDQSTTNYKSLEEGIYF is encoded by the exons ATGTTATTGCAGATTActtatcaagacaaaggtactcAAACTGATGAGAACCAAGAACCAAAAGATATATttgcaatccttactactctatccttacagatggagagtatgggaaaaagattacaacagctagaaagtcagcagcatgactataaaaatgcggagctaagtcgatcggaagactctaaacttccagaggtagaaggagatGTTGGGAAACTCCACAAAACCCATGACAAAGTTTGTTTACCTACAGCTGCAGGCACAAGCAAACAAGTTAACAAGAAGCTACATACCAATGTAAATCTAAAcaacgtatttgataagccattcaCACCAAAAAAGCCAAAAGAAGCAATAGTTATAAacccacaaacttcaacctatgctaatagcctacaccacaacaaaaaggtatataaccatattactcaaacatatattgagaatatatataaaatccagacatttctgaacTTAAACCCCAGGTCAACTACCACTACATATCCAACACaggattatgtaacccaaaaactacagggatataataggctaaTAGCCCAACCAAAAACAAAAGCCAACCTAGTAaagacatgttacaactacggactacttagcacTGTATATACCcacgacggagaagaaataattggaataccagagctatacaaagcatttgtcaccttcaaaaggattacaaaaggcaacctattcttcatcaaattctatacagcaccagctgaaatactatatgatgaaataaaacccattatacaggtgataaagataggactaacacgagatatgataataccggaagaaATAAAGcaacaaccggagatacagaaaatggatataccaagtttctatgccaacaaaagaataattggtatagcaactattattcaagaactagctaacaattatctacaaggaaatgctatctggagctattATTCTAGAGACCA AAGCACAACCAACTACAAGAGCCTTGAAGAAGGAATTTATTTCTAA